One Nomascus leucogenys isolate Asia chromosome 22a, Asia_NLE_v1, whole genome shotgun sequence DNA segment encodes these proteins:
- the RNASE7 gene encoding ribonuclease 7 — MAPARAGFCPLLLLLLLGLWVAEIPVNAKPKGMTSSQWFKIQHVQPSPQACNSAMKNINKHTKRCKNVNTFLQEPFSSVATTCQTPKIACKNGDKNCHQSRGPVSLTMCELTSGKYPNCRYKEKRQNKSYIVACKPPQKKDSQQFHLVPVHLDRVL, encoded by the coding sequence ATGGCACCAGCCAGAGCAGGATTCTGTCCccttctgctgcttctgctgctgggGCTGTGGGTGGCAGAGATCCCAGTCAATGCCAAGCCCAAGGGCATGACCTCATCTCAGTGGTTTAAAATTCAGCACGTGCAGCCCAGCCCTCAAGCATGCAACTCAGCCATGAAAAACATCAACAAGCACACAAAACGGTGCAAAAACGTCAACACCTTCCTGCAAGAGCCTTTCTCCAGTGTGGCCACCACCTGCCAGACCCCCAAAATAGCCTGCAAGAATGGCGATAAAAACTGCCACCAGAGCCGCGGGCCAGTGTCCCTGACCATGTGTGAGCTCACCTCAGGGAAGTATCCGAACTGCAGGTACAAAGAGAAGCGACAGAACAAGTCTTACATAGTGGCCTGTAAGCCTCCCCAGAAAAAGGACTCTCAGCAATTCCACCTGGTTCCTGTGCACTTGGACAGAGTCCTTTAG
- the RNASE13 gene encoding probable inactive ribonuclease-like protein 13, translating to MAPAVTRLLFLQLVLGPTLVMDIKMQIGSRNFYTLSIDYPRANYPKGFRGYCNGLMSYMRGKMQNSDCPKIHYMIHAPWKAIQKFCKYSDSFCENYNEYCTLTEDSFPITVCSLSHQQPPTSCYYNSTLTNQKLYLLCSRKYEADPIGIAGLYSGI from the coding sequence ATGGCACCAGCTGTGACCCGGCTCCTTTTCCTCCAGCTTGTTCTAGGGCCAACTCTGGTCATGGACATCAAGATGCAGATTGGCAGCAGGAACTTCTATACCTTAAGCATTGACTATCCCAGGGCTAACTACCCAAAGGGTTTCCGGGGCTATTGTAATGGTCTGATGTCCTATATGCGGGGCAAGATGCAAAATTCAGATTGCCCAAAGATCCATTATATGATACATGCCCCTTGGAAGGCCATCCAGAAGTTCTGCAAGTATAGTGACAGCTTCTGTGAGAATTATAATGAATACTGCACACTCACCGAGGATTCCTTCCCCATCACGGTCTGCTCCCTGAGCCACCAACAGCCACCCACTAGCTGCTACTACAATAGCACCCTAACCAACCAGAAGCTCTACCTACTCTGCTCCCGCAAGTATGAAGCTGATCCAATAGGTATCGCTGGTCTCTATTCGGGAATTTAA
- the TPPP2 gene encoding tubulin polymerization-promoting protein family member 2: MASEAEKTFHRFAAFGESSSSGTEMNNKNFSKLCKDCGIMDSKTVTSTDVDIVFSKVKAKNARTITFQQFKEAVKELGQKRFKGKSPDEVLENIYGLMEGKDPATTGTTKATTAGAVDRLTDTSKYTGTHKERFDDSGKGKGIAGREEMTDNTGYVSGYKGSGTYDKKTK, translated from the exons ATGGCATCAGAGGCAGAAAAAACATTCCATCGGTTTGCTGCCTTTGGAGAATCATCAAGCAGTGGCACTGAAATGAACAACAAGAACTTCTCCAAGCTGTGCAAAGACTGTGGCATCATGGATAGCAAGACAGTCACCTCCACGGATGTGGACATCGTGTTCAGCAAAGTCAA GGCCAAGAACGCCCGAACCATCACGTTTCAACAGTTCAAAGAGGCAGTGAAGGAACTGGGCCAGAAGCGTTTCAAAGGGAAGAGTCCAGATGAAGTCCTGGAGAACATTTATGGACTCATGGAGGGCAAGGACCCAGCCACCACTGGCACTACT AAAGCAACAACAGCGGGTGCAGTGGACCGTTTGACAGACACCAGCAAGTACACCGGCACCCACAAGGAGCGCTTTGATGACAGTGGCAAGGGCAAGGGCATTGCGGGACGGGAAGAGATGACTGACAACACAGGCTATGTGAGTGGTTACAAGGGTTCTGGCACCTATGATAAGAAGACCAAGTAG